Proteins from one Anopheles nili chromosome 2, idAnoNiliSN_F5_01, whole genome shotgun sequence genomic window:
- the LOC128721414 gene encoding uncharacterized protein LOC128721414 — MYTLPKCWTLLLIVAVTGIATEDVLTCPNGWKLRGLHCYKYFNVKHSWEKSAILCKRYGSELVTVDSYDENNATYQIATGSEYRTRNNVKYWLGFASLDDLRTNTLESTSGDLFSQYSGFWAINEPNPQAGECVAANLGAVEQSWELRSCETLLPFMCKARACPQQSFHCSNGACVNQAYRCDGNDDCGDGSDELDCSASCNIYMASGGDVIESPNFPQKYTSLRSCKWTLEGPQGSNIILQFQEFDTEKNFDTVQILVGSRTEDTAVSLATLSGKGDVPARTFITASNFMIVKFTSDGSVEKKGFRATWKTEPQTCGGALQASKQEQYLKSPGFPQAYPGGIECLYVISARKGYTVSLDVQDLDLNADSDFLLVRDGDSAHDRPIAKLTGTLQDRSSRVIISTGNKLYLYFSTALAQPARGFNIRYVEGCTAAVNAANGTVSSPAHGLAPYPNNQECYFVIHNPSGKPLSMRFVDFDVHRSDLVQVFDGPSTSGVRLHAGNGFTDSNAPKITLTASSGKMLLKFITDALYNAKGWSAEFSADCPELKPGMGAISSSRDTAFGTVINFTCPVGQEFATGKNRITTVCQNGGNWSASYIPDCQEVYCGPVPQIDNGFSFKTTNVTYRGVATYQCYAGFAFGSGLATETISCLADGTWERQPACMASQCPPLPEVAHANVTVLNGGGRSYGTIISYECIPGYVRTGRPILICMSNGQWSSAVPSCSRKQCYKIPDIQNGYVVDKTREYFFGDEARVQCYKGYRLIGSHTVKCSEQQDFSNVPVCEDIDECQTSQCDASSTECMNAAGSFHCKCKTGYTSSMECRPVVDLGLSNGGISDDSVTVSSTANGYDKGMIRLNSVGWCGSGKERGSNWVIIDLKAPTIVRGFRTMSVQRMDGALAFTSAIRLEYSDDMTDVFKDYANPDGTAVEFRILEPTLSILNLPMPIEARYIKFKIQDFVVAPCIKLEIMGCTRLDCLDVNECAKDNGGCNQKCVNSPGSYKCACNFGYELFRQNGTEGFFIERHETGEQDGDVYQRNKTCVRKMCPALSDPENGKLLSSELQHHFGDVVRFHCNFGYVLSGSSSLSCMSNGNWNASMPKCLSAKCVSLPDDEKEGLFVKRGDQNDILVPFSENVTLECGTAGKQIGRTAISTFRQCVFDPQPGYPDYWLSGVLPTCSRADCGVPMPTAGAEYGQYADTRYMSSFFFGCQNTFKLAGQTTMNDNVVRCQANGVWDFGDLRCEGPVCVDPGRPNDGFQVANSYEQNSEVLFGCSRAGYILINPRPITCVKQPECKTIKPIGISSGLIPDSAINATSERANYEARNVRLNSVTGWCGKQETFTYVSVDLGKVHRVKALLVKGVVTNDIVGRPTEIRFFYKQSEKEDYVVYFPNFNLTKRDPGNYGELAMITLPKYVQARFVILGIVSYMDNPCLKFELMGCEEPAADPLLGYDYGYSPCVDNEPPIFQNCPQQPILVKRGPNGEVLPLNFTEPTALDNSGSIARLEVKPPHFKPTANVLENTVVKYIAYDYDGNVAICEINITVPDITPPLLDCPQSFVIELGEKQQNYYVNFNDTVRRVKASDASGDVRIEYVPEAASIPLGGFRNVTVVATDRFNNRATCHFQVSVQPTQCVDWDLQAPGNGDIRCTTQESGGVECEATCNAGFRFTDADKKKVFTCKKGRFWKPSSVVPDCVSENTQRADYQVVATTTYRANGVVSEQCLPQYQEQTAQHFSSLSSVLSQRCSAVYVNMNVTILRSVPRLLEENVVQMDFILLIDPAVKQPQLYDLCGSTLNLIFDLSVPYASAAIEPLSNVRSIGNECPPLRALKSSISRGFTCGVGEVLNMDTSDVPRCLHCPAGTYAGEGQKACSPCSKGFYQHRERQGSCLKCPVGTYTREDGSKAVQDCVPICGYGTYSPTGLVPCLECPRNSFSAVPPLGGFRDCQACPSGTFTYQPAAQSESDCRRKCPAGSYSHTGLAPCSPCPKHYYQKGEGATGCTECPSGRRTDTVGSVTADDCKPITCNENSCQHGGLCVPLGHDIHCFCPAGFSGSRCELDIDECASQPCYNGGTCRDLPQGYECRCARGYTGINCQEAKSDCDADPCPARAMCKDEPGFGNYTCMCRSGYTGDNCDITIDPCSAGENPCGNGATCVALQQGRFRCECTPGWEGHLCSVNTDDCAEKPCLLGANCTDLVNDFSCTCPAGFAGKRCQDKVNLCLSEPCNHGMCVDRYFYHECVCNPGWTGSACDVNMDECDGAPCENGGVCTDLVNDYQCTCADGYTGKNCQHAVDDCASAPCQNGGSCVDRLDGFACQCRPGYVGVQCETDRNECLSDPCSPIGTEKCTDRENAFECVCRQGFEGRLCDTDIDDCEYAPCQNGGTCLDRVGGFECECPPGWTGERCDAQVTACDAERPCKNDAQCIDLFEDFFCVCPSGTDGKKCETAPDRCIGQPCMHSGQCKDYGSGLNCSCSMDFTGVGCQYEFDACEAGTCQNGATCVDRGAGYQCVCPPGYTGRNCEHDQVDCKDNSCPPGAVCVDLNNDFYCQCPFNLTGDDCRKSVQIDYDLYFSDPYHSSASQVVPFYTTASDSLTVAMWVQFAQKDDTGIFITLYSANAPNVITKRRTMLQAHSSGVQVSFFEDLQDVFLPFKEYSTINDGQWHHIAVVWNGKTGQLMLITEGFIASKAEYGLNQALPKYCWPVLGAPLMDGNRKEAYSDLGFQGKLTKVQIWSRALDVTNEIQKQVRDCRSEPVLYKNLVLNWAGYEQTLGGVQRSVPSTCGQRKCRPGYAGPNCQQLQVDREPPQIEYCPSDLWIEAKNGSTVVNWEEPRFTDNIGISKIVERNGHRSGETLLWGIYEVMYLAYDAAGNTAACSFTVTIVADFCPALADPLGGSQSCKDWGAGGQFKVCEIACNSGMKFSQVVPRFYTCGTEGFWRPTAQPNVPLVYPSCSPTKPAQRLVRIQMQFPSDVLCNEAGQGVLRQRIKMAINALNRDWNLCSYSMEGSRECRNVEIDVQCNKNRHPNIVKRQAAVLQVSPNPESAYAVNATIPIKSEIVSNSNGQRVSTLSLLEKLILEDNQFAVQDILPNTFGDAASLNLITEYACPPGQVVVEPDCVPCAVGTFYNSTSKACLPCPEGSYQPEIGQLQCKSCPNIAGRAGVTALVGARSAVECKERCAAGKYLDSVTGLCQPCGFGYYQPNEGSFSCENCGLGQTTRTAEATSRSECRDECNSGMQLGLEGKCEPCPRGTYRKQGVHSSCLACQNGRTTAKLGSSSVEECSLPVCSPGTYLNGTLNVCVECRKGFYQAEFQQTSCIPCPPNHTTRSTAANNKNECINPCEDVQDGSPRCDPNAFCILIPETSDFKCECKPGFNGTGMECSDMCNGFCENSGHCVKDAKGMPSCRCKGSFTGTKCTERSEFAYIAGGVAATVIFIILIVLLIWMICARANRKRDPKKIISPAADQTGSQVNFYYGAHTPYAESIAPSHHSTYAHYYDDEEDGWEMPNFYNETYLKDDQFIGVQGANGKLNSLARSNASLYGTKDDLYDRLKRHAYTGKKDKSDTDSEEH, encoded by the exons TGGGAATTGCGATCCTGCGAGACGTTGTTGCCATTCATGTGTAAGGCTCGAGCCTGCCCACAGCAGTCGTTCCACTGTTCGAACGGAGCCTGCGTTAACCAGGCGTACCGGTGTGATGGCAACGATGACTGCGGTGATGGCAGTGACGAGCTGGACTGCAGTGCCAGCTGCAACATCTATATGGCCTCGGGTGGGGACGTGATCGAGTCACCGAACTTCCCGCAGAAGTACACCTCGCTGCGATCGTGCAAGTGGACGCTCGAGGGTCCGCAGGGTAGCAACATCATCCTGCAGTTCCAGGAGTTCGACACGGAGAAGAACTTCGACACGGTGCAGATTCTGGTTGGCAGTCGCACCGAGGACACGGCCGTCTCACTGGCGACGCTCTCGGGCAAGGGTGATGTACCGGCTCGGACGTTCATCACCGCGTCCAACTTCATGATCGTGAAGTTTACCTCGGATGGAAGCGTCGAGAAGAAGGGTTTCCGTGCGACATGGAAGACGGAACCGCAAACGTGCGGTGGTGCGTTGCAAGCGAGCAAACAGGAACAGTACCTCAAGAGTCCGGGTTTCCCGCAAGCGTACCCGGGTGGGATCGAGTGTTTGTACGTGATCAGCGCGCGAAAAGGATACACCGTGTCGCTTGACGTGCAGGATCTTGACCTCAACGCTGACAGTGACTTTTTGCTGGTGCGAGACGGTGACAGTGCACATGACAGGCCGATCGCGAAACTGACAGGAACACTCCAGGATCGATCGAGTCGCGTTATCATCTCCACTGGCAACAAGCTGTACTTGTACTTCAGTACGGCTCTAGCGCAGCCAGCTCGTGGCTTTAACATTCGGTATGTGGAGGGTTGTACGGCGGCCGTGAATGCGGCCAATGGCACAGTCTCTTCACCGGCGCACGGACTCGCACCGTACCCGAACAACCAGGAATGTTACTTCGTCATCCACAACCCATCCGGTAAGCCTCTATCGATGCGCTTCGTTGACTTTGACGTGCATCGGTCCGACCTGGTGCAGGTGTTCGACGGACCCTCGACTTCTGGAGTACGCCTACACGCTGGCAATGGTTTCACGGACAGCAATGCACCTAAGATCACGCTCACGGCCTCCTCAGGCAAGATGCTGCTCAAGTTCATCACTGACGCACTGTACAACGCCAAGGG TTGGTCCGCAGAGTTTTCGGCTGACTGTCCCGAGCTGAAGCCGGGCATGGGAGCGATCTCGAGCAGTCGAGACACCGCGTTTGGAACCGTCATCAACTTCACGTGTCCAGTTGGGCAAGAGTTCGCTACGGGCAAGAACCGCATCACGACCGTCTGCCAGAATGGCGGCAACTGGAGTGCCAGCTACATCCCCGACTGTCAAG AGGTGTACTGTGGTCCAGTGCCACAGATCGACAACGGTTTCTCGTTCAAGACGACCAATGTGACATATCGCGGCGTTGCGACCTACCAGTGTTATGCTGGGTTCGCGTTCGGGTCCGGCCTGGCCACGGAGACCATCTCCTGTCTGGCTGACGGAACCTGGGAGCGACAACCGGCTTGTATGGCGTCACAATGCCCACCACTGCCAGAAGTGGCACACGCGAATGTCACCGTGTTGAACGGAGGTGGACGCAGCTACGGTACGATCATCAGCTACGAATGCATCCCGGGTTATGTGCGCACAGGTCGACCCATCCTGATCTGCATGTCCAACGGCCAGTGGAGCAGTGCTGTGCCGAGTTGTTCACGCAAGCAGTGTTACAA GATTCCGGACATCCAGAATGGGTACGTCGTGGACAAGACGCGCGAGTACTTCTTCGGGGATGAAGCACGCGTCCAGTGCTACAAGGGCTACCGTTTGATTGGCTCGCACACTGTCAAGTGCAGCGAGCAGCAAGACTTCTCTAATGTTCCGGTCTGTGAAG ATATTGATGAATGTCAAACGTCACAGTGTGACGCATCGTCGACCGAGTGCATGAACGCGGCCGGGTCGTTCCATTGCAAGTGTAAAACGGGTTACACCTCGTCCATGGAATGCCGCCCCGTGGTCGATCTAGGCCTCTCAAACGGTGGTATATCCGACGACAGCGTAACGGTGTCATCAACAGCAAATGGCTACGACAAAGGC ATGATTCGTCTCAACTCCGTGGGCTGGTGTGGCAGCGGAAAGGAACGTGGCTCGAACTGGGTGATCATCGACCTGAAAGCACCGACCATCGTGCGCGGCTTCCGGACCATGTCCGTGCAGCGGATGGACGGGGCGTTGGCCTTCACGTCCGCGATTCGGCTCGAGTACTCGGACGACATGACGGACGTGTTCAAGGACTACGCCAACCCGGACGGAACGGCGGTTGAGTTCCGCATTCTGGAGCCGACCCTTTCGATTCTGAACCTCCCGATGCCGATCGAGGCGCGGTATATCAAGTTCAAGATCCAGGATTTCGTTGTGGCACCGTGTATCAAGCTCGAGATCATGGGTTGCACGCGGCTCGACTGTTTGGACGTAAACGAGTGCGCTAAGGATAATGGAGGGTGCAACCAGAAGTGCGTCAACTCGCCGGGATCGTACAAGTGCGCTTGTAACTTTGGTTACGAGTTGTTCCGCCAGAATGGCACTGAAGG ATTCTTCATCGAACGACATGAGACTGGTGAGCAGGATGGTGATGTGTACCAGCGCAACAAGACGTGCGTGCGCAAGATGTGTCCCGCATTGTCCGATCCGGAGAATGGCAAGCTTTTGAGCAGTGAGCTGCAGCATCATTTTGGAGACGTCGTACGGTTCCATTGCAACTTCGGCTACGTGCTGTCGGGTAGTTCATCGTTGTCTTGTATGTCGAATGGAAACTGGAACGCCTCCATGCCAAAGTGCTTGA GTGCCAAGTGTGTCTCACTACCGGATGACGAGAAGGAGGGCCTGTTCGTAAAACGCGGGGATCAGAACGATATCCTGGTGCCGTTCAGCGAGAACGTGACGCTTGAGTGTGGAACAGCTGGGAAGCAGATCGGCCGGACGGCGATATCAACCTTCCGGCAGTGTGTGTTCGATCCACAACCGGGCTATCCGGACTACTGGCTCTCGGGTGTGTTGCCAACCTGTTCGCGGGCCGATTGTGGCGTTCCAATGCCAACGGCCGGAGCAGAGTACGGTCAGTACGCTGACACGCGCTATATGAGCTCGTTCTTCTTCGGCTGCCAGAACACATTCAAGCTGGCGGGTCAGACCACCATGAACGATAATGTGGTTCGTTGTCAGGCGAACGGCGTGTGGGACTTTGGTGATCTTCGGTGCGAGGGTCCGGTGTGTGTGGATCCTGGTCGACCAAACGATGGCTTCCAGGTGGCGAACAGCTACGAACAAAACTCGGAAGTACTGTTCGGATGCTCAAGGGCCGGCTACATCCTAATCAACCCGCGACCGATCACGTGCGTGAAGCAGCCAGAGTGTAAGACGATCAAACCGATCGGCATCTCGTCGGGACTGATCCCGGACAGTGCAATCAACGCAACATCTGAACGGGCGAACTACGAGGCACGAAACGTGCGCCTGAACTCGGTCACAGGTTGGTGCGGCAAGCAGGAGACGTTCACGTACGTGAGCGTCGATCTTGGCAAGGTACACCGCGTGAAGGCGCTGCTTGTGAAGGGTGTCGTCACAAACGACATCGTAGGCCGCCCCACCGAGATCCGGTTCTTCTACAAGCAGTCTGAGAAGGAGGACTACGTCGTGTACTTCCCGAATTTCAACCTCACGAAGCGCGATCCGGGCAACTACGGTGAGCTGGCCATGATCACGCTACCAAAGTACGTGCAGGCACGCTTTGTGATCCTTGGCATTGTGAGCTACATGGACAACCCGTGTCTGAAGTTTGAGCTGATGGGTTGCGAAGAACCTGCCGCTGATCCGCTGCTTGGTTACGACTACGGTTACTCACCGTGCGTCGACAACGAGCCACCGATCTTCCAGAACTGCCCGCAGCAACCGATCCTGGTGAAACGTGGTCCTAATGGCGAGGTCCTGCCGCTCAACTTCACCGAACCGACGGCCTTGGACAACTCTGGTTCGATTGCGCGACTCGAGGTAAAACCACCACACTTCAAACCGACAGCAAACGTGCTCGAGAACACGGTTGTGAAGTACATCGCGTACGATTACGACGGTAACGTGGCTATCTGCGAGATCAACATAACTGTGCCGGACATCACGCCACCACTGCTCGACTGCCCGCAGAGCTTCGTGATCGAGCTGGGTGAGAAGCAGCAGAATTACTACGTCAACTTTAACGACACTGTCCGGCGCGTGAAGGCCTCGGACGCGTCTGGGGACGTGCGCATTGAATACGTACCAGAAGCGGCCTCAATCCCACTCGGAGGTTTCCGCAACGTGACCGTCGTTGCGACGGATCGGTTCAACAACCGTGCAACCTGCCACTTCCAGGTGTCCGTTCAACCGACCCAATGCGTCGATTGGGACCTACAAGCACCTGGCAATGGGGATATCCGCTGTACCACTCAAGAGTCGGGAGGAGTCGAGTGCGAGGCCACGTGTAACGCTGGTTTCCGGTTCACGGATGCGGACAAGAAGAAGGTGTTCACGTGCAAGAAGGGCCGTTTCTGGAAGCCATCTTCGGTCGTACCGGATTGCGTGTCGGAGAACACACAGCGTGCCGATTACCAGGTGGTCGCGACTACGACCTACCGCGCGAATGGCGTCGTATCGGAGCAATGTTTGCCGCAGTATCAGGAACAAACAGCACAGCACTTCAGCAGCCTGAGCAGCGTGCTGTCACAACGTTGTTCGGCCGTGTACGTCAACATGAACGTAACGATCTTGCGATCGGTGCCGCGTTTGCTTGAAGAGAACGTCGTGCAGATGGACTTCATCCTGTTGATCGACCCAGCTGTGAAGCAACCGCAACTGTACGACCTGTGCGGTTCTACGCTGAATCTCATCTTCGACCTGAGTGTGCCGTACGCAAGTGCCGCCATCGAACCGTTGTCCAAcgtacgatcgatcggtaACGAGTGTCCACCACTGCGTGCCCTTAAGAGCTCCATCTCGCGTGGATTCACGTGTGGTGTCGGTGAGGTGTTGAACATGGACACGAGTGATGTACCGCGGTGTCTGCACTGTCCAGCTGGTACATATGCCGGTGAGGGTCAGAAGGCTTGTTCACCTTGCTCGAAGGGTTTCTACCAGCATCGTGAACGACAGGGTTCGTGTCTCAAGTGCCCAGTTGGGACGTACACGCGTGAGGATGGCTCTAAGGCCGTCCAAGATTGTGTGCCCATCTGCGGTTATGGTACCTACTCACCTACCGGTCTTGTGCCGTGTCTCGAGTGCCCAAGAAACTCCTTCTCGGCAGTTCCACCACTCGGTGGATTCCGCGATTGTCAGGCCTGCCCAAGTGGTACCTTCACGTATCAACCGGCTGCTCAGAGTGAATCCGATTGTCGACGCAAGTGTCCTGCTGGATCGTACTCACACACAGGCCTAGCACCATGTTCGCCTTGCCCCAAACACTATTACCAGAAGGGTGAGGGCGCCACCGGATGTACCGAGTGTCCTTCAGGACGACGTACGGACACGGTTGGTTCGGTAACGGCCGACGATTGCAAACCGATCACGTGTAACGAGAACAGCTGCCAACATGGTGGATTGTGCGTGCCACTCGGTCACGATATCCACTGTTTCTGTCCGGCCGGTTTCTCTGGATCACGGTGTGAACTGGACATCGACGAATGTGCCTCGCAGCCGTGTTACAACGGTGGAACCTGTCGCGATCTACCTCAAGGATACGAATGCCGATGCGCACGTGGCTACACCGGTATTAACTGCCAGGAAGCGAAGAGTGATTGCGATGCGGATCCATGCCCGGCCAGAGCCATGTGCAAGGACGAACCGGGTTTCGGCAACTACACGTGCATGTGCCGCAGCGGGTACACCGGTGACAACTGTGACATCACGATCGACCCATGCTCGGCTGGTGAAAACCCATGCGGTAACGGAGCCACGTGTGTGGCGCTACAACAGGGTCGCTTCCGGTGCGAATGCACACCCGGTTGGGAGGGCCACCTGTGCTCGGTTAACACGGACGATTGTGCTGAAAAGCCGTGTCTTTTGGGAGCGAATTGCACGGATTTGGTGAACGATTTCAGCTGCACATGTCCAGCCGGATTCGCGGGAAAACGCTGCCAGGATAAGGTGAACCTGTGCCTTTCGGAACCCTGCAATCACGGTATGTGTGTGGATCGGTACTTCTACCACGAGTGCGTGTGCAACCCAGGCTGGACCGGGTCGGCTTGTGATGTCAACATGGACGAGTGCGATGGTGCACCCTGCGAAAATGGCGGCGTTTGTACGGATCTCGTCAACGATTACCAGTGCACGTGCGCTGATGGTTACACCGGCAAGAACTGCCAACACGCGGTGGATGATTGCGCAAGCGCGCCTTGTCAGAATGGTGGCAGTTGCGTGGATCGATTGGATGGATTCGCGTGCCAATGCCGACCTGGATACGTGGGTGTGCAGTGTGAGACGGACCGAAACGAGTGCCTAAGCGATCCATGCAGTCCAATCGGTACGGAGAAGTGTACGGATCGAGAGAATGCATTCGAATGTGTCTGCCGGCAGGGCTTCGAGGGTCGGCTGTGTGACACCGACATTGATGATTGCGAGTACGCACCTTGCCAGAATGGTGGCACTTGTCTTGACCGAGTCGGTGGCTTTGAGTGTGAATGTCCACCTGGTTGGACGGGTGAACGATGCGATGCTCAGGTGACGGCATGTGATGCTGAACGACCGTGCAAGAATGATGCTCAGTGCATCGATCTGTTTGAGGACTTCTTCTGCGTGTGCCCGAGCGGAACGGATGGCAAAAAGTGTGAGACGGCACCGGATCGGTGTATCGGTCAGCCATGTATGCATTCGGGTCAATGCAAGGATTACGGATCTGGATTGAACTGCTCGTGCTCGATGGATTTCACGGGTGTTGGATGTCAGTACGAGTTCGACGCTTGTGAGGCTGGTACGTGCCAGAACGGAGCGACTTGTGTTGATCGGGGTGCTGGGTATCAATGCGTTTGCCCACCGGGATACACTGGACGGAACTGCGAACATGATCAGGTGGACTGTAAGGATAACTCCTGCCCACCGGGTGCCGTTTGCGTGGATCTGAACAACGACTTCTACTGCCAGTGTCCGTTCAACCTGACTGGAGATGATTGTCGCAAGT CGGTACAAATCGACTACGATCTGTACTTCAGCGATCCCTATCACTCGTCCGCCTCGCAGGTGGTTCCATTCTACACGACCGCCTCTGACAGCCTTACGGTGGCCATGTGGGTACAGTTTGCGCAGAAAGATGACACGGGTATCTTCATCACGCTATATTCCGCAAA CGCACCGAACGTGATCACGAAACGCAGGACAATGTTGCAGGCCCACTCGAGCGGCGTTCAGGTGTCGTTCTTCGAGGATCTGCAGGACGTGTTCCTGCCATTCAAGGAGTACAGCACCATCAACGATGGACAGTGGCACCACATCGCCGTAGTgtggaacggaaaaacgggaCAGCTCATGCTTATCACTGAAGGCTTCATCGCCAGCAAGGCGGAGTACGGCTTGAACCAAGCCCTGCCCAAGTA CTGTTGGCCAGTGCTGGGTGCTCCGCTGATGGACGGCAACCGAAAGGAAGCGTACAGTGACCTCGGCTTCCAGGGTAAGCTGACAAAGGTGCAGATCTGGAGCCGCGCGCTAGACGTAACGAACGAGATCCAGAAGCAGGTGCGCGATTGCCGCAGTGAACCGGTTTTGTACAAAAACCTCGTGTTAAATTGGGCCGGATACGAGCAGACGCTCGGTGGAGTGCAACGATCGGTCCCGTCAACTTGTGGTCAACGGAAATGCCGCCCTGGATATGCTGGTCCGAACTGCCAACAACTCCAGGTGGATCGTGAACCGCCCCAGATCGAGTACTGCCCATCGGACCTGTGGATTGAGGCGAAGAACGGCTCGACAGTGGTGAACTGGGAAGAACCACGATTCACGGACAACATCGGTATCTCGAAGATCGTCGAAAGGAACGGCCACCGATCAGGCGAAACGCTACTGTGGGGTATCTACGAGGTCATGTACCTGGCGTACGATGCCGCTGGCAACACTGCCGCTTGCAGCTTTACGGTGACGATCGTGGCCGATTTTTGTCCAGCACTGGCTGATCCTCTCGGTGGGTCACAAAGCTGTAAGGATTGGGGCGCAGGAGGGCAGTTCAAAGTGTGCGAGATCGCGTGCAACTCTGGCATGAAGTTCTCGCAGGTTGTTCCGAGGTTCTACACCTGCGGTACTGAGGGCTTCTGGAGGCCAACTGCCCAACCGAACGTGCCACTCGTCTATCCGTCTTGCTCGCCAACGAAACCAGCCCAACGGCTGGTTCGCATCCAGATGCAGTTCCCATCGGACGTGTTGTGTAACGAGGCTGGCCAGGGAGTGCTGCGACAACGCATCAAGATGGCGATCAATGCACTCAATCGCGACTGGAACCTGTGCTCGTACTCGATGGAGGGCTCGCGCGAATGTCGTAACGTCGAGATTGATGTCCAGTGCAACAAGAACCGGCATCCGAACATCGTGAAGCGTCAGGCAGCCGTGTTGCAGGTTTCTCCAAATCCCGAGAGCGCATACGCCGTCAATGCAACCATCCCAATCAAGAG TGAGATCGTCAGCAACTCAAACGGACAGCGAGTCAGCACACTGAGCCTGCTGGAGAAGCTCATCCTGGAGGACAACCAGTTCGCGGTGCAGGACATCCTGCCGAACACGTTTGGAGATGCGGCGTCGCTAAACCTCATCACGGAGTACGCTTGCCCACCGGGACAGGTCGTGGTCGAACCGGACTGCGTACCATGCGCTGTAGGAACATTCTACAACTCGACCAGCAAGGCGTGTCTGCCTTGTCCAGAAGGATCGTACCAGCCCGAGATCGGTCAGTTGCAGTGCAAGAGCTGCCCGAATATTGCCGGTCGTGCGGGTGTGACGGCACTCGTTGGCGCTAGATCAGCCGTCGAATGCAAAG AACGATGTGCTGCCGGTAAATACCTGGACTCGGTTACCGGGCTTTGCCAACCGTGCGGTTTTGGTTACTACCAGCCCAACGAAGGATCGTTCTCCTGCGAGAACTGCGGCTTAGGACAGACGACGCGAACGGCTGAGGCGACAAGCCGTAGCGAGTGTCGGGACGAGTGTAATTCCGGTATGCAGCTTGGCCTGGAAGGCAAATGTGAGCCGTGTCCACGTGGCACTTACCGCAAACAGGGCGTTCATTCGTCGTGTCTTGCGTGTCAGAATGGCCGTACGACGGCTAAGCTGGGCTCGTCCAGCGTCGAGGAGTGCTCGTTGCCGGTCTGTTCACCTGGTACCTACCTCAATGGCACGTTGAACGTGTGTGTCGAATGCCGCAAGGGCTTCTATCAAGCTGAGTTCCAGCAAACTTCGTGCATTCCGTGTCCACCAAACCACACCACTCGAAGCACGGCAGCG aataacaaaaatgaGTGCATCAACCCGTGCGAAGACGTGCAGGATGGTTCGCCACGTTGCGACCCTAATGCGTTCTGCATACTGATCCCAGAGACGTCCGATTTCAAGTGCGAGTGCAAGCCAGGCTTCAATGGCACGGGAATGGAGTGTTCGG ACATGTGCAATGGTTTCTGCGAGAACTCTGGTCACTGCGTCAAGGATGCCAAGGGTATGCCGTCCTGTAGATGCAAGGGATCGTTTACTGGTACGAAGTGTACGGAGCGGTCTGAGTTCGCGTACATCGCCGGTGGCGTAGCAGCCACCGTTATCTTCATCATACTCATCGTGCTGCTCATCTGGATGATATGCGCCCG AGCCAACCGCAAACGGGACCCGAAGAAGATCATCTCACCAGCTGCGGATCAGACGGGATCGCAGGTTAACTTCTACTACGGAGCTCACACGCCATATGCCGAGAGTATTGCTCCGTCGCACCACAGCACTTACGCGCATTATTatgacgacgaggaggacgGTTGGGAGATGCCCAACTTCTACAATGAGACGTATCTTAAAGATG ATCAATTCATCGGAGTTCAAGGTGCCAACGGAAAGCTTAATTCGTTGGCTCGATCTAATGCATCGTTGTACGGTACGAAGGACGATCTATACGATCGGCTAAAACGTCACGCTTATACCGGTAAAAAAG ACAAAAGTGACACGGACAGTGAGGAGCATTAG